The following proteins are encoded in a genomic region of Leptospira ryugenii:
- a CDS encoding cupin domain-containing protein, translating to MKKTIPIAVKADQMPPRVRATNYPEPFASRMIGREKIPLGDLFELSNFGVNLTRLAPNGMSALRHSHSKQDEFIFVFQGSPTLITDEGRTLLLPGMCAGFKAGNGNGHHLINETSEDVIYLEIGDRTPGDEGHYPDDDLKAMLVDGQWKFVHKDGSPY from the coding sequence ATGAAAAAAACAATCCCGATTGCAGTCAAGGCTGATCAAATGCCACCACGTGTCAGAGCAACAAACTACCCAGAGCCATTCGCTTCACGGATGATAGGAAGGGAAAAAATACCATTAGGTGATCTGTTCGAATTAAGTAATTTTGGAGTAAACCTAACTCGTCTTGCACCGAACGGAATGTCAGCTCTGCGTCACTCACACAGCAAACAAGATGAGTTTATCTTTGTCTTTCAAGGATCACCTACCCTAATCACCGATGAGGGTCGTACATTGCTACTACCTGGTATGTGCGCGGGATTTAAAGCCGGAAACGGAAATGGTCATCATTTAATCAACGAAACATCGGAAGATGTAATTTATTTGGAAATCGGCGATAGGACACCAGGAGATGAAGGACATTATCCAGATGATGATCTCAAAGCCATGCTAGTAGACGGGCAATGGAAGTTTGTTCATAAAGATGGTTCCCCTTATTGA
- a CDS encoding dienelactone hydrolase family protein has translation MVNFEPDSLADFNMESFHFDGITKNVYISGEGPAVIVMPEMPGISPDVLRFARWVREAGFSVFIPSLFGKDGAVPLVREGIVVFKKACVSAEFRTLASSEFSPIVDWLRSLAKFAHQRSGGLGVGAVGMCFTGNFALSMMLEPSMLAPVMCQPSLPLDDPSGINSSFEELLRIRERLNKENLSVLGYRFAGDFHCRAERFCSYKRELGEHFIDRVLPDTAANPSPPPFFEKVIGSPHSVVTAHLIDEAGQPTIKARDEILEFLRSRLKQES, from the coding sequence ATGGTGAATTTCGAGCCTGACTCACTTGCTGATTTTAATATGGAGAGTTTTCATTTCGACGGTATTACAAAAAATGTATATATTTCGGGTGAGGGTCCAGCAGTCATTGTCATGCCCGAAATGCCAGGGATTAGTCCAGATGTTCTCCGTTTTGCGAGATGGGTTAGGGAAGCTGGATTCAGTGTATTTATACCTTCCCTGTTTGGAAAGGATGGAGCTGTGCCACTAGTTCGCGAAGGAATCGTTGTTTTTAAAAAAGCTTGCGTAAGTGCTGAGTTTCGAACTCTCGCATCCAGTGAATTTAGTCCGATTGTAGACTGGTTAAGGTCCCTAGCAAAATTTGCTCATCAGAGATCAGGTGGTTTGGGTGTAGGAGCAGTAGGGATGTGTTTTACTGGAAATTTTGCTTTGTCAATGATGCTTGAACCATCGATGTTAGCGCCGGTTATGTGCCAACCTTCTCTACCTCTAGATGATCCGTCTGGAATCAATTCAAGTTTTGAAGAGTTATTAAGAATAAGAGAAAGGTTAAACAAGGAAAATTTATCTGTTCTAGGTTACAGATTTGCTGGAGATTTTCACTGTAGAGCTGAAAGATTTTGTTCCTATAAAAGGGAATTGGGTGAACATTTTATTGACAGAGTTTTACCTGACACGGCGGCAAATCCATCTCCTCCGCCATTTTTTGAAAAGGTGATAGGCTCACCACATAGTGTAGTGACTGCGCATCTCATTGACGAGGCGGGTCAACCGACAATTAAAGCAAGAGATGAAATTTTGGAATTTTTGAGATCTAGATTAAAACAGGAAAGCTGA
- a CDS encoding YbhB/YbcL family Raf kinase inhibitor-like protein: protein MKNLFLVFLIGFSISISAADFQVTSPTISEGGTLNNKHVFDQFGCKGENLSPSLKWTNAPLGTKSFAVTVFDLDAPTGSGWWHWTLVNIPANITELKEGANKKNLPKGVVEGRTDFGKPGFGGPCPPAGDKPHRYVFTVYALKTAKLDINSDSSGALVGYNIGFTSLAKASITINYGRVIEK, encoded by the coding sequence ATGAAGAATTTATTTTTGGTTTTTTTAATTGGATTTTCGATCAGCATATCTGCCGCAGATTTCCAAGTCACGAGTCCTACAATCAGTGAAGGTGGAACACTAAACAACAAACACGTATTCGATCAGTTTGGATGCAAAGGAGAGAACCTATCTCCATCACTTAAATGGACCAATGCGCCTCTCGGAACGAAAAGCTTTGCGGTTACTGTCTTTGATCTAGATGCACCAACGGGCAGCGGATGGTGGCATTGGACACTTGTAAATATTCCAGCAAACATTACTGAATTAAAAGAAGGAGCAAACAAGAAAAATCTTCCAAAAGGCGTTGTGGAAGGAAGGACAGATTTTGGTAAACCAGGGTTTGGTGGACCCTGCCCTCCCGCAGGAGACAAGCCGCACAGATATGTCTTCACAGTTTATGCATTAAAAACTGCTAAGTTAGATATTAATTCGGATTCTTCAGGCGCCTTAGTTGGATACAATATTGGTTTTACTTCACTAGCCAAGGCTAGCATTACCATCAATTACGGTCGCGTAATCGAAAAATAA
- a CDS encoding MarR family winged helix-turn-helix transcriptional regulator: MKYSQNEIKRIGLSCLNINLRKTSRLITNYYDSMLKPCGLRITQFTVLASIAYEENQSITDLSRVTDIDRTTLQRSLEILKRDGLILMEKKISGNVSCLSLTKKGEQLLTKGIELWRKAQDGITELMGKTEFKQVLKMLSDVRKLPNLQEEN, from the coding sequence ATGAAATATTCGCAAAATGAGATAAAACGAATCGGACTCTCCTGCTTGAATATCAACTTGAGAAAAACCAGTAGACTGATTACCAATTATTATGACTCGATGCTCAAGCCATGTGGACTTCGTATTACTCAATTTACGGTTCTTGCTAGTATTGCCTACGAGGAAAATCAGAGTATAACCGATCTCTCGCGAGTAACAGATATCGATAGGACAACTTTACAGAGAAGTTTGGAAATATTAAAAAGAGATGGATTGATTTTGATGGAAAAAAAAATCTCAGGCAATGTCAGCTGTCTATCTCTTACGAAAAAAGGAGAACAGCTTTTAACAAAAGGGATAGAGCTGTGGAGAAAAGCTCAAGATGGAATCACTGAACTCATGGGTAAAACTGAATTCAAGCAGGTACTTAAAATGCTGTCAGATGTTAGAAAATTACCGAACTTACAAGAAGAGAATTAG
- a CDS encoding RHS repeat-associated core domain-containing protein, which translates to MGAGEGESGTPVWLLGIGNGVPANTPSVSNETSSGGGGGSSSSGSTRITGMYFYHPDHLGSITMITDGNGNVLAGGERGGKSHITYKPYGEILRTDSYGPDITKFKYTGQEEDRETGLFYYKARFYDAGLGRYISNDGMVFP; encoded by the coding sequence ATGGGTGCTGGAGAAGGTGAGTCTGGAACTCCTGTTTGGCTTCTCGGTATTGGAAATGGGGTTCCTGCAAATACGCCTTCCGTTTCAAATGAGACATCGAGTGGTGGGGGAGGAGGCTCTTCCTCGTCTGGTAGCACAAGGATAACAGGTATGTATTTTTATCATCCAGACCATTTAGGTAGCATAACGATGATAACGGATGGCAATGGAAATGTTTTGGCTGGTGGTGAACGTGGTGGAAAGAGTCACATCACTTATAAACCCTACGGTGAGATTCTGAGGACAGATTCGTATGGACCAGATATTACGAAATTTAAGTATACGGGACAGGAAGAAGATCGAGAAACTGGACTCTTTTATTATAAGGCGAGATTTTATGATGCAGGTCTTGGAAGATATATTTCTAATGATGGAATGGTGTTCCCATAG
- a CDS encoding Kelch repeat-containing protein, translating into MKRLFQLFIVIPAFFIYDYSQSQSKNQSEAIDILSLVIIRESYLGFSRMGSAQMPNGDIFLCGGSASNFLNVDLACFSYDEGKRKSNLSVPRSGSFSMTAIDDRLIYIAGGDKADYNTMSTTEIYDTKENKSSIFVPMVEERSRHTATLLKNNEVFLAGGNIGVRERISDSWQVVNTQSGINLQKGTLNYARYRHKAQLLSNGDVLRIGGENFSDTIEDLELFNARLRTISSNGKLKESRSYHSIVYFDDNNIFIIGGINRDKNKDRYLRSIERFDKSRNESEIVANFEEPRAHVNAKKITNSEILICGGVNGNISPKKHFSDCLLFNIETKRFSHFTNLTKPRIYSTVDLTSDGQFLLCGGNSLDSLYNDCETVDLKTRTATIRFPRLF; encoded by the coding sequence ATGAAAAGATTATTCCAATTGTTCATTGTAATACCTGCTTTCTTCATTTACGATTACTCACAAAGCCAATCAAAAAACCAGAGCGAAGCGATTGACATTCTTTCACTTGTCATTATTAGAGAGAGCTACCTCGGCTTTAGCCGTATGGGTTCCGCCCAGATGCCAAACGGTGATATCTTTCTTTGCGGTGGTTCAGCATCGAACTTTTTGAATGTTGACTTGGCATGTTTTTCTTACGACGAAGGAAAACGAAAATCAAATTTATCTGTGCCTAGGAGCGGAAGCTTTAGCATGACTGCAATAGACGATAGATTGATTTACATTGCAGGGGGAGATAAAGCCGACTATAATACTATGTCAACAACGGAAATTTATGATACAAAAGAGAATAAATCTTCAATTTTTGTTCCAATGGTAGAAGAAAGAAGTCGGCACACCGCAACTCTATTGAAAAATAACGAAGTCTTTTTAGCTGGAGGTAACATAGGAGTCAGAGAAAGAATCAGTGACTCTTGGCAAGTGGTTAATACCCAATCGGGAATCAATCTACAAAAAGGAACTTTGAATTATGCAAGATATAGGCATAAAGCTCAATTGTTGAGTAATGGAGATGTTTTACGAATTGGAGGTGAAAATTTTTCGGATACAATTGAAGATCTTGAATTATTTAATGCACGTCTTCGAACAATTTCCAGCAATGGAAAGCTTAAAGAATCTAGGTCGTACCATTCTATCGTCTACTTTGATGATAATAATATATTCATTATAGGAGGAATAAATAGAGATAAAAATAAAGATCGATACCTTCGTTCTATTGAGCGTTTTGATAAGTCTCGGAACGAGTCGGAGATTGTTGCAAATTTTGAGGAACCAAGAGCACACGTGAATGCAAAAAAAATAACAAATAGTGAAATATTAATTTGCGGTGGTGTGAACGGAAATATTTCACCCAAGAAACACTTTAGTGATTGTTTACTTTTTAACATCGAAACTAAAAGATTCTCTCATTTCACTAATTTAACTAAGCCTCGAATTTACTCTACAGTAGATTTAACTTCGGATGGACAGTTTTTATTATGCGGAGGCAATTCCTTAGACTCTTTATATAACGATTGTGAAACGGTTGACTTAAAAACTAGGACTGCAACAATTCGATTTCCAAGATTATTTTAA
- the yiaA gene encoding inner membrane protein YiaA, with translation MSTPVSKPSVAFVGASWLSLLIGMGTFMIGIWNSEMMLSEKGFYLTILMYGLFSSVSLQKTVRDQLEGLFVTGIYFGLCWFSVILSLLLLLIGLWNAELSMSEKGFFGISFVLSMYAAVAVQKNVRDARLADMESSKQL, from the coding sequence ATGTCCACTCCTGTTTCCAAACCTTCTGTCGCATTCGTAGGAGCTTCCTGGCTTTCCCTTCTCATCGGTATGGGAACTTTCATGATTGGCATTTGGAATTCTGAGATGATGCTCAGCGAAAAAGGATTTTACCTTACAATCCTGATGTATGGACTTTTTTCTTCTGTATCTTTACAGAAGACAGTCCGAGACCAACTTGAGGGGCTATTTGTAACTGGAATCTATTTTGGACTTTGCTGGTTTTCAGTGATACTCTCTCTCTTGCTTCTTTTAATTGGACTTTGGAATGCGGAACTTTCTATGAGTGAAAAAGGATTCTTTGGTATTTCATTTGTTCTAAGTATGTATGCAGCTGTAGCCGTTCAAAAAAATGTACGCGACGCACGTCTTGCAGATATGGAATCCAGCAAACAGTTGTAA
- a CDS encoding ankyrin repeat domain-containing protein, whose translation MKKLILLILLGAHFSCSSLPYTIEDRKFDKAKQMIADGADVNHSSDCFHPLTIAAMAGDEGLVQLLLEKGAKVENRSKECDYTDQIGPFRMRFRWGARTALDRVANATIAKLLLAKGANPNIAGYREYTFAPDFDVALLNAVRKSDFDLVKVLVEAGAKVNVYNSSGKNAIWESAEAKKSQGKPEFFSYLQSKGMKKLEITDANAKATDGKILTKYKHIATGAVTEMSAEIAKGVYENPKNYSALTFNAADGAYYHYAEFVWVETGQNLYEWYLMRRKRTGTLK comes from the coding sequence ATGAAAAAACTCATCCTTCTCATTTTGCTTGGAGCTCATTTCTCTTGCTCTAGTTTGCCCTATACCATTGAAGATCGAAAATTTGATAAAGCTAAACAAATGATCGCAGATGGTGCAGATGTTAACCATAGTTCAGACTGTTTTCACCCTCTCACCATTGCAGCAATGGCAGGTGATGAAGGCCTTGTGCAACTTCTTCTAGAAAAAGGAGCTAAAGTCGAGAACCGATCCAAGGAATGTGATTACACGGATCAAATTGGACCTTTCCGAATGAGATTTCGTTGGGGTGCAAGAACTGCTCTTGACCGCGTAGCCAATGCAACCATTGCTAAATTACTTTTAGCGAAAGGAGCCAATCCAAACATCGCGGGTTACCGTGAATATACTTTTGCGCCAGACTTTGACGTGGCTCTATTGAATGCAGTCCGTAAATCGGATTTTGATTTGGTAAAGGTTTTGGTAGAGGCAGGTGCCAAGGTGAACGTTTACAATAGTTCCGGGAAAAATGCCATTTGGGAGTCCGCCGAAGCAAAAAAATCGCAAGGAAAGCCCGAATTTTTTTCATACCTTCAATCTAAAGGAATGAAAAAGCTCGAAATTACGGATGCAAATGCGAAAGCAACGGATGGTAAAATATTAACGAAATATAAACACATTGCTACTGGAGCCGTGACCGAAATGTCAGCTGAGATTGCAAAGGGTGTATACGAGAATCCCAAAAATTATTCTGCGTTAACGTTCAACGCTGCCGATGGAGCTTACTACCATTATGCGGAATTCGTCTGGGTGGAAACCGGACAAAATTTATATGAATGGTATTTAATGCGTAGAAAGAGAACCGGAACTTTAAAATAA
- a CDS encoding ferritin-like domain-containing protein translates to MKHQTSFSIESRIQLASALAEASEIEHNLMCLYLYAMFSLKRSLDEGVSEKELMAINRWRKVILGIALEEMNHLTLVSNLMSSIGGSPNFMRPNFPTSPGPYPAGIVIELAPFNMSTIEHFIYLERPKDLNLADGSEFLQKYNYTRVSERGRLMPTSGDYDTVGALYESIRLGFEDLSNSLGEKNLFCGSKDLQIGPLDTSLPGLTLVTSKEEALKAIDTIITQGEGATDVEDSHFQKFMGIKTEYLELLKENPKFEPSRSVARNPVMRKPMDLEPRVWITDPLAAKFLDLANTLYVLMLRVLVQVYSIPDRNKKAKKILLQASYTLMKGMTNTAEALTYLKVSEERKELLAGMSFAMVRSLAPLERDTEKILLLERVQEILSGVEKMQIDLSQETLPSHLLEICSKSLQITQRDLANLRNSLEELPTDFVNIAEKDRSSAISTPKIDLLPSNGAQPSLSTPVSESSGIEISETESIRLEFEGKKCIHSRHCVTELPLVFKANTPGKWIFAENADPNVLAMVARECPSGAIRFTRKDGGTEEPLPDVNVMRIRENGPYAFLGELQIDGKPMGYRATLCRCGLSKNKPFCDGTHAEEKFAATGEPNTVDNTALESRAGVLKIDRIPDGPLSIKGNVEICSGTGRIVLRTEEVKLCRCGQSKSKPICDGSHISYGFQDH, encoded by the coding sequence GTGAAACACCAAACCAGCTTTTCGATTGAATCTAGAATCCAACTTGCATCCGCACTTGCGGAAGCATCCGAAATCGAACACAATTTAATGTGTTTGTATTTGTATGCCATGTTCAGTTTAAAACGATCTTTGGACGAAGGTGTCTCGGAGAAGGAACTTATGGCCATCAATCGTTGGCGCAAAGTGATTTTAGGAATCGCTTTGGAAGAAATGAACCACTTGACACTAGTTTCAAATTTAATGTCTTCCATCGGTGGATCGCCAAATTTTATGCGTCCAAACTTTCCGACTTCACCTGGTCCTTATCCTGCGGGGATTGTTATCGAGCTTGCTCCATTTAACATGAGTACTATCGAACATTTTATCTACTTAGAAAGACCGAAAGATCTGAATTTAGCTGATGGCTCAGAATTCCTTCAAAAGTACAATTATACACGCGTATCTGAACGTGGTAGACTTATGCCAACTTCCGGTGATTATGATACAGTAGGAGCTCTTTACGAAAGCATCCGCTTAGGATTTGAGGATTTATCCAACTCTTTGGGCGAAAAGAACCTCTTTTGTGGCTCAAAGGACTTACAAATTGGTCCTTTGGACACAAGTTTGCCTGGTTTGACCTTGGTAACCTCCAAAGAAGAGGCTCTAAAGGCAATCGATACCATCATAACACAAGGAGAAGGCGCAACAGATGTTGAGGACTCTCATTTCCAGAAATTCATGGGTATTAAAACTGAGTATCTGGAATTGTTAAAAGAGAATCCTAAATTCGAACCAAGTCGGTCTGTTGCGAGAAATCCAGTGATGCGTAAGCCTATGGATCTAGAACCTAGGGTCTGGATAACGGATCCTTTGGCAGCGAAATTTTTAGATTTAGCGAACACATTGTATGTTTTGATGTTACGTGTTTTGGTTCAGGTTTATTCAATACCAGATCGAAACAAAAAAGCAAAGAAAATTCTATTGCAAGCATCTTATACTTTAATGAAAGGTATGACAAATACCGCCGAAGCCTTAACCTATTTAAAAGTTAGTGAGGAACGAAAAGAGCTCCTCGCCGGAATGAGTTTTGCAATGGTTCGGTCCTTGGCTCCTTTGGAAAGAGATACAGAAAAAATCTTACTCTTAGAAAGAGTACAAGAAATACTCTCTGGCGTTGAGAAGATGCAAATAGACCTCAGCCAAGAAACACTTCCCTCACATTTATTAGAAATTTGTTCCAAATCTCTACAAATCACCCAAAGAGATCTCGCCAATCTCAGAAATAGCCTTGAAGAGTTGCCAACGGACTTTGTGAATATTGCTGAGAAGGATAGATCATCTGCTATATCGACTCCAAAGATTGATCTTTTGCCAAGTAATGGAGCCCAGCCATCGCTCAGTACTCCAGTTTCTGAGTCGTCTGGAATCGAAATTTCTGAGACCGAATCTATCCGTTTGGAATTTGAAGGTAAAAAATGTATCCATTCAAGGCATTGTGTGACAGAACTTCCTTTGGTTTTTAAAGCAAATACTCCTGGGAAGTGGATCTTTGCTGAGAATGCTGACCCAAATGTATTGGCAATGGTAGCGAGAGAATGTCCCTCAGGTGCTATTCGATTTACTCGAAAAGATGGCGGAACTGAGGAGCCCTTGCCGGATGTAAATGTTATGCGGATCCGCGAAAATGGACCTTATGCCTTTTTAGGGGAATTGCAGATTGATGGTAAGCCCATGGGATACCGAGCCACTCTTTGTCGATGTGGTTTATCAAAGAACAAACCTTTTTGCGATGGAACGCATGCGGAAGAAAAGTTTGCCGCGACTGGTGAGCCAAATACCGTAGACAATACCGCTTTAGAGTCAAGAGCTGGTGTTTTAAAAATAGATAGGATACCAGATGGACCACTTTCGATCAAAGGAAACGTGGAGATTTGTTCAGGAACAGGACGAATTGTACTCAGAACAGAGGAAGTAAAACTTTGTCGCTGCGGACAATCTAAATCGAAGCCTATCTGTGATGGATCTCATATATCCTATGGTTTCCAAGACCATTGA
- a CDS encoding dihydrofolate reductase family protein gives MRKLIMWNLLTLDGYFEGEKPWDLSFHGNVWGKELEDFSLSQLKTADYLVFGANTYKGMAEYWTNASEDEGEISKFMNNLPKLVCSTTIKEANWKNSTITSEAENEITKLKTSGTGNIFVFGSGILSASLMKAGLFDEYRLCIAPLFLGRGRKLFKTGIPSLPLKRIETLSLSSGALIIRYMP, from the coding sequence ATGAGAAAGTTAATCATGTGGAATTTGCTTACATTGGATGGTTACTTCGAAGGTGAAAAACCTTGGGACCTAAGCTTTCATGGAAATGTATGGGGTAAGGAATTGGAAGATTTTAGCCTTAGTCAATTAAAAACTGCTGATTATCTCGTCTTTGGTGCGAATACTTACAAAGGAATGGCCGAGTATTGGACGAACGCTTCCGAGGATGAGGGAGAAATTTCCAAGTTCATGAACAATCTTCCAAAACTTGTCTGTTCTACCACTATCAAAGAGGCCAATTGGAAAAACTCTACTATCACTAGTGAGGCAGAAAATGAGATTACCAAATTGAAAACCAGCGGAACTGGAAATATCTTTGTGTTTGGTAGCGGGATTTTATCAGCATCGTTAATGAAAGCGGGACTATTTGATGAATATCGACTCTGTATCGCTCCTCTTTTTCTAGGTAGAGGAAGAAAACTTTTCAAAACAGGAATACCTAGCCTTCCGCTAAAAAGAATCGAAACCCTTTCACTTTCCTCAGGCGCTCTGATCATTCGATATATGCCATAA